In the Staphylococcus sp. IVB6240 genome, one interval contains:
- a CDS encoding phage gp6-like head-tail connector protein, with the protein MITQNHVEEMKRRLKIFHMFEDEHIQSLLEQSYEDIKYRCQEFDMNENNRGVELVYERTRYAYNDSLEFFHENFLGQITSFALENMKEVDYEQEL; encoded by the coding sequence ATGATCACTCAAAATCATGTTGAAGAAATGAAGAGACGATTAAAAATTTTTCATATGTTCGAAGATGAGCATATACAATCATTACTCGAACAATCTTATGAAGATATTAAATATCGTTGCCAAGAGTTTGACATGAATGAGAATAACCGTGGAGTTGAGCTTGTTTATGAGCGTACAAGGTATGCATATAACGACAGTTTAGAATTTTTTCATGAGAACTTTTTAGGACAAATCACATCTTTCGCGTTAGAAAACATGAAGGAGGTTGATTATGAACAAGAATTATAG
- a CDS encoding terminase TerL endonuclease subunit — MQINKHVKWYIDKYKHGEIRLNSDRIKLIDHLENNVLYRDDLYFDNEQIELCIAFIERFYFKLQPFQKFLIAFVFLFDEEDELYFEQFFWLVARGAGKNGLISGLSTYFISELHGIENYDGTVVANTEKQAKTSFEEMHRAITKHGLYTGSVNDEEGAGIFDLTKLRITSTKTQSKFEYATSNAGSKDGGREGFIIYDEIHRYENNDIVDVFSSGLGKVKHPREFFIGTDGFVREGFLDKMKERSKEILEGRATDDRLFPFICRLDHKDEKDDPSKWSKANPMFEEPMSDYGKRLFRKVLNQYHDLKHSPSGYENFMTKRMNLPEEDSSKIVASRDEVLATNRDIPPLKNKTAIGGVDYASIKDFAAVGLLFKQGDNVVWLSHSFARKEYLDQAQLKPPIKEWERQGHLTIVDEPSINPAHIVNWFIKMREKYAIQKVVADNFRMDLMRPLFEEAGFEIEVLRNPRGVHSKLAPRIETLFANHRIIFGDNPLMRWYTNNVAVQVKKDGNKEFIKKDEHRRKTDGFHAFLHALYSIDEIQEIDLDKAFDLLDQLNF; from the coding sequence ATGCAAATAAATAAGCATGTTAAATGGTATATAGATAAATACAAGCATGGTGAAATCAGGCTTAATAGTGATAGGATAAAACTTATTGATCATTTAGAAAATAATGTCTTATACAGAGATGATTTGTATTTTGATAATGAACAAATTGAACTGTGTATCGCTTTTATTGAACGGTTTTACTTTAAATTACAACCGTTTCAAAAATTTTTGATTGCGTTTGTATTTCTATTTGATGAAGAAGACGAATTATACTTCGAACAATTCTTTTGGCTTGTAGCCCGTGGTGCAGGTAAAAACGGTCTGATTAGTGGATTGTCAACATACTTCATTAGCGAATTACATGGTATCGAAAATTATGACGGAACAGTTGTTGCAAATACAGAAAAACAAGCTAAAACATCATTTGAAGAAATGCATAGAGCGATTACTAAACATGGTTTGTATACAGGTTCTGTTAATGATGAAGAGGGTGCGGGAATATTTGATTTAACCAAGCTTAGAATCACTTCCACAAAAACACAAAGTAAGTTTGAATATGCTACAAGCAATGCAGGTAGTAAAGATGGTGGTCGTGAAGGATTTATTATTTATGATGAAATTCACAGATATGAAAACAACGATATTGTAGATGTATTCTCTAGTGGTTTAGGTAAAGTTAAGCACCCTAGAGAGTTTTTTATAGGTACTGATGGATTTGTACGTGAAGGCTTCTTAGATAAGATGAAAGAGCGTTCTAAAGAAATATTAGAAGGACGTGCGACTGATGACCGTTTGTTTCCGTTTATATGTCGGTTAGATCATAAAGATGAGAAGGACGACCCTTCTAAGTGGTCTAAAGCAAATCCGATGTTTGAAGAGCCTATGAGTGATTACGGCAAACGTCTTTTTCGTAAAGTATTAAACCAATATCACGATTTAAAACACAGTCCAAGTGGCTATGAAAACTTTATGACTAAACGTATGAACTTGCCCGAAGAAGATTCTAGTAAGATTGTCGCTTCACGTGATGAGGTACTTGCCACAAATCGTGATATACCACCACTAAAAAATAAAACTGCAATAGGTGGTGTTGATTATGCTAGTATTAAAGATTTTGCAGCTGTAGGTTTGTTGTTTAAACAAGGTGATAACGTTGTTTGGCTCTCTCACTCATTTGCGCGTAAAGAGTATTTGGACCAAGCACAGTTAAAGCCTCCTATCAAAGAGTGGGAGCGTCAAGGACACTTAACTATTGTTGATGAGCCGTCTATCAATCCTGCACATATAGTCAATTGGTTTATAAAAATGCGCGAAAAATATGCGATTCAAAAAGTCGTGGCTGACAATTTCCGTATGGATTTAATGCGTCCGCTATTTGAAGAAGCCGGATTTGAAATTGAAGTGTTAAGGAATCCAAGAGGTGTACATAGTAAACTAGCACCTCGTATAGAAACTTTATTTGCAAACCACAGAATTATATTCGGAGATAATCCTTTAATGCGGTGGTATACAAATAATGTTGCTGTTCAAGTTAAAAAAGATGGTAATAAAGAGTTTATTAAAAAAGATGAACACAGACGTAAAACTGATGGATTTCATGCTTTCTTACATGCTTTATATAGCATAGATGAAATACAAGAAATTGATTTAGATAAAGCTTTCGACTTGTTAGATCAACTTAACTTTTAG
- a CDS encoding head maturation protease, ClpP-related, with amino-acid sequence METKQELMKATSKYAFKNEVKDDKIVLTLSGPVAQASIFADETINSHDIAEVLDGVDKDIVIRLNSPGGDAFQGIEIYNYLKNHSSHVTVEVTALAASAASIIAMAADELVMSKGASLMIHEAATIAIGNKADVKKTLNALETVDASIVEVYKDKTGLDEKEIEQLMTAETWFTAKDAVDKGFADKTKDMVETPKETQDVVENNSEMIAMKNEIEGLKIQLSNFKNSEHKPKKKRYL; translated from the coding sequence ATGGAGACGAAACAAGAGCTAATGAAAGCAACGTCTAAATATGCTTTTAAAAATGAAGTGAAAGACGATAAGATCGTTCTCACTCTTAGTGGTCCTGTTGCACAAGCCTCAATTTTTGCAGATGAAACCATTAACAGCCATGATATTGCAGAAGTGTTAGATGGTGTAGATAAAGATATTGTAATTCGCTTAAACAGCCCAGGTGGTGATGCTTTTCAAGGGATTGAAATTTATAACTATTTAAAGAATCATTCATCACACGTTACTGTTGAAGTGACTGCTTTAGCTGCAAGTGCTGCTTCTATAATTGCAATGGCTGCTGATGAACTTGTTATGAGCAAAGGTGCTTCGCTGATGATTCATGAAGCAGCGACCATCGCAATTGGTAATAAGGCAGACGTTAAGAAGACATTAAATGCTTTAGAAACAGTAGATGCATCGATTGTCGAAGTTTACAAAGATAAAACAGGGCTTGATGAAAAAGAAATTGAGCAACTTATGACTGCTGAAACTTGGTTTACAGCGAAAGATGCTGTTGATAAAGGGTTTGCGGACAAAACTAAAGATATGGTTGAAACACCTAAAGAAACCCAAGATGTTGTGGAAAACAATAGCGAAATGATTGCTATGAAAAATGAAATCGAGGGATTGAAAATTCAACTATCTAATTTCAAAAATAGTGAACATAAACCAAAGAAAAAACGATATTTATAG
- a CDS encoding phage major capsid protein produces the protein MVVKFKNDIENNVDKLKNEYFEAVRNDADSETIENKYAEYMAAFSSNLHDNILKDAREEALNANTDEQVLMKRGQNVLTSEEKRFFTNLVEDDANLDTYKEEIILPETTVSRVFEDMQSERPLLSKINFQIAGIKTRIIAGDPDGAAMWGEIFGKIQGQIQANFREYTFSQNKLTAFAIVPKDLLDFGPEWVERYVRLQLAEAMGAKLEEGIVKGNGPVQNQPVGLIKDMVKDDSGNITSVKDKTEKGKLTFADAKTTVTELSNLMNSLSVKENGKRINISGKVSLLVNPDQLFAIQAKYTIQNANGQWVTSLPFNLDILPSEFVEKGKIIAFVPSRYYAMYKGATQIREYGEVLALEDANVYIAKQYAHGMPDDNKVAEVYSFSDVVASDSEESDVGA, from the coding sequence ATGGTTGTTAAATTTAAGAATGATATTGAAAACAACGTAGATAAATTGAAAAATGAATATTTTGAGGCAGTGCGTAATGACGCTGACTCAGAAACGATTGAGAATAAGTATGCAGAATACATGGCTGCTTTCTCATCTAATTTGCATGACAATATTTTAAAAGATGCACGCGAAGAGGCTTTAAATGCTAATACAGATGAACAAGTATTAATGAAGCGTGGTCAAAACGTATTAACATCTGAAGAAAAACGATTTTTCACAAATTTAGTTGAAGATGATGCTAATTTAGACACTTATAAGGAAGAAATCATTTTACCTGAGACGACAGTTTCTCGAGTGTTTGAAGACATGCAAAGCGAACGTCCTTTGTTATCTAAAATTAATTTCCAAATCGCAGGTATTAAAACGCGTATTATTGCAGGTGATCCTGATGGAGCTGCAATGTGGGGTGAGATTTTCGGTAAAATTCAAGGACAAATTCAAGCTAATTTCCGTGAATACACATTCTCTCAAAACAAACTAACAGCGTTCGCGATTGTACCTAAAGATTTATTAGACTTTGGTCCAGAATGGGTAGAGCGTTATGTTCGTTTACAACTAGCAGAAGCTATGGGAGCTAAATTAGAAGAAGGTATTGTAAAAGGTAATGGTCCAGTACAGAACCAACCTGTTGGATTAATTAAAGATATGGTAAAAGATGACAGTGGTAATATTACTTCTGTTAAAGATAAAACAGAAAAAGGAAAACTTACGTTCGCTGATGCTAAAACGACGGTGACTGAATTATCAAATCTTATGAATTCGTTATCTGTTAAAGAAAATGGTAAGCGTATTAACATTTCAGGAAAGGTGTCATTACTTGTTAACCCTGACCAATTATTTGCAATTCAAGCTAAATACACGATTCAAAACGCTAATGGTCAATGGGTTACTTCATTGCCTTTCAATTTAGATATTTTACCATCTGAGTTTGTTGAAAAAGGTAAAATTATTGCTTTCGTTCCATCGCGTTATTATGCGATGTATAAAGGGGCTACACAAATTCGCGAATACGGCGAAGTATTAGCACTGGAAGATGCGAATGTGTATATTGCCAAACAGTATGCACACGGTATGCCAGATGATAACAAGGTAGCTGAGGTTTATTCTTTTAGTGATGTTGTAGCATCTGACTCCGAAGAATCAGATGTAGGTGCATAA
- a CDS encoding phage portal protein: MLDLKLENDPASRSYLKRMALETSINFIARTFSQSEFWVKDGQELKRDKLYYKLNVRPNTDSSASDFWHKVIYRLVYDNEVLIIKTDSDDLLIADDFYREEFAVYEDIFKDVVVKDFKFERSFKMNEVIYLNYNNNKLQRFVESLFADYGELFGRMMDTQLRMNQIRGVVRTTKGAGELDNASMQRMQKFINKIYGQLNNNGTAIVPEIPPFQFEEISKNNSSGRDNSGENLQKVKRMIIDDVAKIIGIPSNLIHGDVADLSNAMTAYIDFCINPLIAKIEDELNSKFFTETEFLKGKRIKVVGINAVDPIKNAEKVDKLISSSAAKQNEVREMLGLAPVDGGDRFILTKNYQTEDDLKGGENENGDETRANESNV, from the coding sequence ATGCTCGATTTAAAATTAGAGAACGACCCTGCAAGTCGTTCATATTTAAAACGTATGGCTCTTGAAACATCAATTAATTTTATCGCAAGAACATTTAGTCAATCAGAGTTCTGGGTTAAAGATGGCCAGGAATTAAAAAGAGATAAATTATATTATAAGTTGAATGTTAGGCCTAACACAGATTCAAGTGCATCAGATTTTTGGCACAAAGTTATTTATAGGTTGGTTTACGATAATGAGGTTTTAATCATTAAAACTGATTCAGATGATTTGTTGATAGCTGATGATTTTTACAGAGAAGAATTTGCGGTTTATGAAGATATTTTTAAAGATGTTGTAGTAAAAGATTTCAAATTTGAACGTTCATTTAAGATGAATGAAGTCATCTATTTGAACTATAACAACAATAAATTACAACGTTTTGTTGAAAGTTTATTTGCTGATTATGGTGAATTATTTGGTCGTATGATGGACACACAACTACGGATGAATCAAATAAGAGGTGTTGTAAGAACTACTAAAGGTGCTGGAGAATTAGACAACGCTAGTATGCAGAGAATGCAAAAATTTATTAACAAAATATATGGACAGCTTAATAATAATGGCACAGCAATTGTTCCTGAAATACCACCATTTCAGTTTGAAGAAATTTCTAAAAATAATTCATCAGGTAGAGATAACAGTGGTGAAAACTTGCAAAAAGTTAAGCGCATGATTATTGATGATGTCGCTAAAATTATAGGTATTCCATCGAATTTGATACATGGTGATGTCGCTGATTTAAGTAATGCTATGACTGCATATATTGATTTTTGTATTAATCCTTTAATCGCAAAAATAGAAGACGAGTTGAATAGCAAATTTTTTACAGAAACCGAATTTTTAAAAGGGAAACGTATAAAAGTTGTTGGCATCAATGCGGTAGACCCAATTAAGAACGCTGAAAAAGTAGATAAATTAATATCATCAAGCGCAGCTAAACAAAATGAAGTGAGAGAAATGCTCGGTCTTGCACCTGTTGACGGTGGAGACCGTTTTATTTTGACTAAAAACTATCAAACTGAAGATGACTTGAAAGGGGGTGAGAATGAAAATGGAGACGAAACAAGAGCTAATGAAAGCAACGTCTAA